A window of the Mucilaginibacter sp. cycad4 genome harbors these coding sequences:
- a CDS encoding TolC family protein, producing the protein MKILYIILLLTISTEVFGRSGSDTLRLTLQQVVELAKANSIAAKQAATVRETKYWEYRTYKSNYQPQLALSGTLPGYTKTFSQVQQPDGTILFQPIHNDNSSLQLNFSQSITATGGTIYGTTQLQRFDDFDRHNVLYNGIPYGINYSQPLFQFNSLKWDKKIEPLKFNESKQVYIEAQEKIAVDVEGYFFDLLLAQVNLKIAETNLTNTQGILKVANLKYELGKVSKNEILQLQLEKINAQKAVGTARRDMEIATLNLRSFTGQEGNERIVLVVPKNISQMTVSSDKVLAEAYANRSDAIAFSRRIAEAKRDVAKAKGQNGLTATLTASLGFSNTATNIPDVYKNPQNQQLLQVQLSIPILDWGRSKSRAKTALANQQFTEYAVEQDKQTFKQQIVTQVSLFNVMKEQLVYTAQADSIAAEKYQIARERYVLGDLSITDLGIAFRENDQAQRDYVAALRDFWGAYYQLRYLSLYDFETNKKITYN; encoded by the coding sequence ATGAAAATACTATACATCATATTATTATTAACCATAAGCACAGAAGTGTTCGGCCGGAGTGGCAGCGATACCTTGCGACTAACCCTGCAGCAGGTGGTAGAGCTGGCAAAAGCCAATTCAATAGCTGCGAAGCAGGCCGCTACCGTACGCGAAACCAAGTATTGGGAATACCGCACCTACAAATCAAATTATCAACCGCAGCTGGCATTAAGCGGTACTTTACCGGGATATACCAAAACATTTTCGCAGGTGCAGCAGCCCGATGGTACCATACTTTTCCAGCCTATCCATAATGACAACTCGTCGTTACAGCTTAACTTTAGCCAGAGCATTACAGCCACCGGCGGTACTATTTATGGTACCACACAATTGCAGCGGTTTGATGATTTTGACAGGCATAACGTTTTGTATAACGGTATCCCTTATGGTATAAATTATTCACAGCCGTTGTTTCAGTTCAACAGCCTTAAATGGGATAAAAAAATTGAGCCTTTAAAGTTTAACGAAAGCAAGCAGGTTTACATTGAAGCCCAGGAAAAGATAGCAGTTGACGTGGAAGGCTATTTTTTCGACCTGCTGCTGGCCCAGGTAAACCTTAAAATTGCCGAAACCAATTTAACTAATACCCAGGGAATCTTAAAGGTGGCCAACCTCAAGTATGAGTTAGGAAAGGTATCTAAAAATGAGATCCTGCAATTGCAGCTTGAAAAGATCAACGCGCAGAAAGCCGTTGGTACGGCCAGGCGCGATATGGAGATTGCCACACTGAACCTGCGCAGTTTTACAGGGCAGGAAGGGAATGAAAGGATAGTACTGGTGGTGCCGAAAAATATCAGCCAGATGACCGTATCATCAGATAAAGTGCTGGCCGAAGCTTACGCCAACCGCTCGGATGCCATCGCTTTTTCACGCCGTATTGCAGAAGCAAAGCGCGATGTAGCTAAAGCCAAAGGGCAAAATGGTTTAACTGCCACGCTTACCGCCAGCCTGGGCTTTTCAAATACCGCTACCAATATCCCTGATGTATACAAGAACCCTCAAAACCAGCAATTGCTGCAGGTACAGCTCTCTATACCGATACTGGATTGGGGCAGGTCAAAATCGCGGGCTAAAACGGCTTTGGCTAACCAGCAGTTTACCGAATATGCTGTTGAGCAGGATAAGCAAACTTTTAAACAGCAGATAGTAACCCAGGTATCGCTTTTTAATGTAATGAAAGAGCAACTGGTTTATACCGCTCAGGCTGATAGCATAGCTGCTGAAAAATACCAGATAGCACGTGAACGCTATGTTTTAGGCGACCTGAGCATTACCGACCTTGGCATAGCCTTCCGTGAAAACGACCAGGCCCAGCGCGATTATGTAGCTGCCCTCCGTGATTTTTGGGGAGCTTACTACCAGTTGCGTTACCTTTCGCTCTACGACTTTGAAACAAACAAAAAAATCACTTATAACTAA
- a CDS encoding HlyD family efflux transporter periplasmic adaptor subunit, which translates to MDKEITLEVTAAKRKKNAVVIISSIAVLVLAVMLLRGYIKSTITRSEITTAKVEIANIENTINATGEVLPEFEEIITSPINASIKSALMDAGNKIKAGQSILTLDKSATQTDYEKQKFQLETKRTEISKLKLDLNKSFYDIQSNNDIKQLHISNLADAVENAKRLYKAGGGTRENIEQAELNLKVAQLEKKQLENEIKSKQQTMQLEIREAEIAADIQQNDLKELQRKLDLANVVATRAGVITYVNKNIGANIHEGETLARIADLGSFRIQGSMSDNSADQLHSGLPVIVRINDAQLRGHVSNVSPSVQNSIISFDVQLDDRASKLLRPNMKVDVFLVTATHNKIMRVANGPAFKGPSVQDIFVLNNGKAERRTVHIGLTNFDYVEIRDGVKPGDMVITSDMSEYKNSKEVTVK; encoded by the coding sequence ATGGATAAGGAAATTACACTTGAAGTTACAGCTGCCAAACGCAAAAAAAACGCGGTTGTCATCATCAGCAGCATAGCTGTTTTGGTGCTTGCCGTAATGCTTTTGCGGGGATATATTAAATCAACCATTACCCGGTCTGAAATAACTACTGCCAAAGTTGAGATCGCCAATATCGAAAATACTATAAATGCTACCGGCGAGGTTTTGCCTGAGTTTGAGGAGATCATCACCAGCCCGATAAACGCTTCCATCAAAAGCGCGCTGATGGATGCAGGCAATAAGATCAAAGCCGGTCAATCGATATTAACGCTGGATAAATCGGCCACCCAAACCGATTATGAGAAACAAAAGTTTCAGCTCGAAACCAAACGCACAGAGATCAGCAAGCTTAAGCTTGATTTGAACAAAAGCTTCTACGACATCCAATCAAACAACGATATTAAACAGCTCCACATCAGCAACCTTGCCGATGCCGTTGAAAACGCCAAACGTCTGTACAAAGCCGGCGGCGGTACCCGCGAAAATATTGAACAGGCAGAGCTGAACCTTAAAGTTGCCCAGCTTGAAAAAAAGCAACTGGAAAACGAGATCAAAAGCAAGCAGCAAACCATGCAGCTGGAGATCAGGGAGGCGGAAATAGCTGCAGATATCCAGCAAAACGACCTTAAAGAATTACAACGTAAGCTTGACCTGGCCAACGTAGTGGCAACCCGCGCCGGTGTTATCACTTATGTAAACAAAAATATTGGCGCCAATATTCATGAGGGCGAAACCCTGGCCCGGATCGCCGACCTGGGCAGTTTCCGGATCCAGGGCAGTATGTCCGATAACTCTGCCGATCAGCTGCATAGCGGCTTGCCGGTTATTGTACGGATCAATGATGCCCAGCTAAGGGGGCATGTAAGCAACGTATCCCCATCGGTACAAAACAGCATAATTTCTTTCGATGTTCAGCTGGATGACCGGGCCAGCAAACTGCTCAGGCCCAATATGAAGGTTGACGTTTTTTTAGTAACGGCTACGCATAATAAGATCATGCGGGTGGCCAATGGCCCGGCATTTAAAGGCCCCTCCGTTCAGGACATTTTTGTACTGAACAACGGCAAAGCCGAACGCCGAACCGTACACATCGGCCTTACCAATTTTGATTATGTAGAGATCCGGGACGGCGTAAAACCCGGTGATATGGTCATTACATCGGACATGAGCGAATACAAAAACTCGAAGGAAGTAACGGTGAAGTAA
- a CDS encoding response regulator, with amino-acid sequence MIADDDPGIVDAVEIILDFEGYQVSSTVNGATILDMKTEFPDLLLLDIWMSGFDGRDICRKLKNDDTTKRIPIIMISASRDIERSAYDAGADDFLAKPFEIDELLGKIRKLLEV; translated from the coding sequence ATGATAGCGGACGATGATCCGGGGATTGTGGATGCGGTGGAGATCATACTTGATTTTGAAGGTTACCAGGTTTCGTCGACAGTAAATGGCGCAACTATTTTAGATATGAAAACAGAGTTTCCCGACCTGTTGCTGCTGGATATCTGGATGTCGGGTTTTGACGGTCGCGATATATGCCGCAAACTTAAAAATGACGATACTACCAAAAGGATCCCTATCATTATGATCTCGGCCAGCCGCGATATTGAGCGATCAGCCTACGATGCAGGTGCCGACGACTTTTTAGCCAAACCTTTTGAAATAGATGAGCTGCTGGGGAAGATCCGCAAGCTCCTTGAAGTATAA
- a CDS encoding NIPSNAP family protein, whose product MNPFVKSSIAFFTCLFIAAAALANAPARNYYQLKIYHYKTQAQESTIEKYLQQAYIPALHRAGIKNVGVFKPISQADTAKLLYVFTPFQSWDKLMGIDQKLQADAAYLADGKEYIDAAYNDQPYTRLETIILQAFPGMPSTEVPNLTANKAERVYELRSYESPTEKYNINKVTMFNTGDEIGLFKRLGFNAVFYSEVIAGSHMPNLMYMTTFNSKEDRDKHWDTFGKDAYWKTLSAKAEYQHNVSHADIIFLRPADYSDF is encoded by the coding sequence ATGAATCCTTTTGTTAAATCATCTATCGCTTTTTTTACCTGTTTATTTATCGCTGCGGCGGCATTGGCAAACGCACCGGCGCGTAATTATTATCAGCTTAAAATATATCACTATAAAACCCAGGCACAGGAAAGTACCATTGAAAAGTATTTACAACAGGCCTACATACCTGCGCTGCACCGGGCCGGTATTAAAAATGTAGGTGTATTTAAGCCTATAAGTCAGGCAGATACTGCAAAGCTGTTATATGTGTTTACGCCCTTTCAATCATGGGACAAGTTAATGGGTATTGATCAAAAATTACAAGCTGATGCCGCATATCTTGCCGATGGAAAAGAATATATTGATGCTGCTTATAATGATCAGCCTTATACCCGTTTGGAAACTATTATACTGCAGGCTTTTCCGGGCATGCCTTCAACAGAAGTACCTAACCTCACCGCTAACAAAGCCGAGAGGGTTTACGAATTGCGCAGTTATGAAAGCCCTACCGAAAAATACAATATCAATAAAGTAACTATGTTTAACACCGGCGATGAGATAGGCCTGTTTAAACGGCTTGGTTTTAATGCGGTTTTTTATTCGGAGGTTATTGCGGGCAGCCACATGCCTAATTTAATGTACATGACCACTTTTAACAGTAAAGAGGACCGGGACAAGCATTGGGACACTTTTGGTAAAGATGCTTACTGGAAAACACTTTCGGCTAAAGCTGAGTACCAGCATAACGTTTCCCATGCTGATATTATCTTCCTTCGCCCGGCAGATTACTCTGATTTTTAA